One genomic segment of Balaenoptera musculus isolate JJ_BM4_2016_0621 chromosome 11, mBalMus1.pri.v3, whole genome shotgun sequence includes these proteins:
- the CRIP3 gene encoding cysteine-rich protein 3 isoform X1, with protein MSWTCPRCQQPVFFAEKVSSLGKNWHPFCLKCERCHSVLSPGGHAEHNGRPYCHKPCYGALFGPRGVNIGGVGSYLYKSPTPTPASATPLSPSRFRPRTGLPQGKKSPPHMKTFTGETSLCPGCKEPVYFAEKVMSLGRNWHRPCLRCQRCRKTLTAGSHAEHDGVPYCHIPCYGYLFGPKGVNIGDVGCYIYDPVEIKSK; from the exons ATGAGCTGGACCTGCCCGCGTTGCCAGCAACCCGTTTTCTTTG CAGAGAAGGTGAGCTCCCTGGGCAAGAACTGGCACCCATTCTGTCTGAAATGTGAGCGCTGCCACAGCGTCCTGTCCCCAGGAGGGCATGCAGAG CACAACGGAAGGCCGTATTGCCACAAGCCATGCTATGGGGCTCTCTTTGGACCCAGGG GGGTGAACATTGGTGGTGTGGGCTCCTACCTCTAcaaatcccccacccccacccctgccagtgCTACTCCCCTTAGCCCCAGCAGGTTCAGGCCCAGGACTGGCCTCCCCCAGGGCAAGAAAA GCCCTCCCCACATGAAGACGTTCACTGGGGAGACCTCGCTGTGCCCAGGCTGTAAGGAACCCGTCTATTTCG CTGAGAAGGTGATGTCTTTGGGCAGAAATTGGCACCGACCCTGTCTGAGGTGCCAGCGGTGCCGGAAGACCCTGACTGCTGGGAGTCACGCTGAG CATGACGGCGTCCCCTACTGCCACATCCCCTGCTATGGCTACCTGTTTGGCCCCAAAG GTGTGAACATTGGTGATGTGGGCTGCTACATCTATGACCCCGTGGAGATAAAATCCAAATGA
- the CRIP3 gene encoding cysteine-rich protein 3 isoform X2, whose amino-acid sequence MSWTCPRCQQPVFFAEKVSSLGKNWHPFCLKCERCHSVLSPGGHAEHNGRPYCHKPCYGALFGPRGVNIGGVGSYLYKSPTPTPASATPLSPSRFRPRTGLPQGKKSPPHMKTFTGETSLCPGCKEPVYFAEKVMSLGRNWHRPCLRCQRCRKTLTAGSHAEV is encoded by the exons ATGAGCTGGACCTGCCCGCGTTGCCAGCAACCCGTTTTCTTTG CAGAGAAGGTGAGCTCCCTGGGCAAGAACTGGCACCCATTCTGTCTGAAATGTGAGCGCTGCCACAGCGTCCTGTCCCCAGGAGGGCATGCAGAG CACAACGGAAGGCCGTATTGCCACAAGCCATGCTATGGGGCTCTCTTTGGACCCAGGG GGGTGAACATTGGTGGTGTGGGCTCCTACCTCTAcaaatcccccacccccacccctgccagtgCTACTCCCCTTAGCCCCAGCAGGTTCAGGCCCAGGACTGGCCTCCCCCAGGGCAAGAAAA GCCCTCCCCACATGAAGACGTTCACTGGGGAGACCTCGCTGTGCCCAGGCTGTAAGGAACCCGTCTATTTCG CTGAGAAGGTGATGTCTTTGGGCAGAAATTGGCACCGACCCTGTCTGAGGTGCCAGCGGTGCCGGAAGACCCTGACTGCTGGGAGTCACGCTGAG GTGTGA
- the SLC22A7 gene encoding solute carrier family 22 member 7, with product MGFEELLHKVGGFGPFQLRNVALLALPRVLLPMHFLLPIFLAAVPAHRCALPGVPANFSHQDEWVEAHLPREPDGRPAPASLHPSPGAPQHHAVGRGAEPWGEQLEGEPSTVPCPQGWEYDHSEFSSTIATEWDLVCEQKGLNRATSTFFFAGVLVGAVAFGYLSDRFGRRRLLLVAYVSSLVLGLASAASVSYTMFAITRTLTGTALAGFTIIVMPLELEWLDVGHRTVAGVLSSTFWTGGVMLLALVGYLIRDWRWLLLAVTLPCAPGILSIWWVPESARWLLTQGRVEEAHRYLLRCARLNGRPLGEDGLSQEALSKVAAAERVVRRPSYLDLFRTPRLRHISLCCMVVWFGVNFSYYGVSLDVSGLGLNVYQTQLLFGAVELPSKLLVYLSVRHAGRRLTLAGTLLGAALALGFRLLVSSEVKSWSTALAVMGKGFSEAAFTTAYLFTSELYPTVLRQTGMGLTALVGRLGGSLAPLAALLDGVWLSLPKLAYGGIALLAACTALLLPETKQAQLPETIQDVERKSAPSNPQEEEMPMKQVQD from the exons ATGGGATTCGAGGAGCTGCTACACAAGGTGGGAGGCTTTGGGCCCTTCCAGCTGCGGAACGTGGCACTGCTGGCCCTGCCCCGTGTGCTGCTGCCCATGCACTTCCTCCTGCCCATCTTCCTGGCTGCTGTGCCAGCCCATCGCTGTGCCCTGCCTGGAGTCCCTGCCAACTTCAGTCACCAGGACGAGTGGGTGGAGGCCCACCTGCCCCGGGAGCCTGATGGCAGGCCAGCTCCTGCCTCTCTTCACCCATCTCCAGGCGCTCCCCAACACCAcgctgtggggaggggggcagagccctggggagAGCAGCTGGAGGGTGAGCCCTCCACAGTGCCCTGCCCTCAGGGCTGGGAGTACGACCACTCGGAATTCTCCTCCACCATTGCAACCGAG TGGGACCTGGTGTGTGAGCAGAAAGGCCTGAACAGAGCCACTTCCACCTTCTTCTTCGCCGGTGTGCTGGTGGGGGCCGTGGCCTTCGGATACCTGTCTGACAG GTTTGGGCGGCGCCGTCTGCTGCTCGTGGCCTATGTGAGTTCCCTGGTGCTGGGCCTGGCATCTGCAGCCTCAGTCAGCTACACCATGTTTGCCATCACTCGCACCCTCACTGGCACGGCTCTGGCTGGCTTCACCATCATCGTGATGCCACTGG AGCTGGAGTGGCTGGACGTGGGACACCGTACTGTGGCAGGTGTCCTGAGCAGCACCTTCTGGACAGGGGGTGTGATGCTGTTGGCACTGGTCGGCTACCTGATACGGGACTGGCGATGGCTTCTGCTGGCTGTCACCCTGCCTTGTGCCCCAGGCATCCTCAGCATCTG GTGGGTGCCTGAGTCTGCACGCTGGCTTCTGACCCAGGGCCGTGTGGAAGAGGCCCACAGGTACCTGCTCCGCTGTGCCAGGCTCAATGGGCGGCCTCTGGGTGAGGACGGCCTGAGCCAGGAG GCTCTGAGCAAAGTGGCTGCTGCGGAGCGAGTGGTCCGAAGACCCTCATACCTAGACCTGTTCCGGACACCAAGGCTGCGACACATCTCATTGTGCTGCATGGTGGTGTG GTTTGGAGTGAACTTTTCCTATTATGGCGTGAGCCTGGATGTGTCGGGACTGGGGCTGAACGTGTACCAGACGCAGCTGCTCTTCGGGGCCGTGGAGCTGCCCTCCAAGCTGCTGGTCTACCTGTCGGTGCGCCACGCTGGACGCCGCCTCACGCTGGCAGGAACGCTGCTCGGCGCCGCCCTCGCCTTGGGCTTCAGGCTGCTGGTGTCCTCCG AGGTGAAGTCCTGGAGCACCGCCCTGGCGGTGATGGGGAAAGGTTTTTCTGAAGCTGCCTTCACCACTGCCTACCTGTTCACGTCGGAGTTGTACCCTACCGTGCTCAG ACAGACAGGGATGGGGCTGACTGCACTGGTGGGCCGACTGGGGGGCTCTTTGGCCCCACTGGCAGCCTTGCTGGACGGAGTATGGCTGTCACTGCCCAAGCTCGCTTATGGGGGGATCGCCCTGCTGGCTGCCTGCACTGCCCTCCTGCTACCAGAGACAAAGCAGGCACAACTACCAGAGACCATCCAAGACGTGGAGAGGAAGAG TGCCCCATCCAACCCTCAGGAGGAAGAGATGCCCATGAAGCAGGTCCAGGACTGA